Proteins encoded in a region of the Prunus persica cultivar Lovell chromosome G4, Prunus_persica_NCBIv2, whole genome shotgun sequence genome:
- the LOC18778190 gene encoding uncharacterized protein LOC18778190, with protein MNAVTLCTHNINFNIQHHFSASANPNWPKSSSIRRRNPNTATRPSSLVIETVEGKAVSDSERTPPYVARRLILLRHANSSWEDPSLKDHDRPLSETGQADAVKVSHKLQQLGWIPQLILSSNAVRTRETLTIMQQQVRGFLEAEVHYISSFYSIAAMDGQTAEHLQHVICNYSRDDILTVMCMGHNRGWEEAASMFTGASIELKTCNAALLETTGKSWDEAFALAGLGGWKLQGIVKPSTSL; from the exons ATGAATGCAGTAACTCTCTGCACCCACAATATTAACTTTAATATTCAGCATCATTTCTCAGCGTCCGCGAATCCCAATTGGCCCAAATCCTCTTCAATCCGTCGCAGAAACCCTAACACGGCTACTAGGCCTTCATCTTTGGTAATCGAGACAGTGGAGGGCAAAGCTGTTTCAGATTCTGAACGAACTCCTCCATACGTTGCTCGTCGCCTCATTCTGCTTCGTCATGCTAACAGTTCCTGGGAAGACCCTTCGCTAAAAG ATCATGATCGGCCACTGAGTGAAACAGGACAAGCCGATGCTGTCAAAGTCTCTCATAAGCTCCAACAGTTGGGTTGGATCCCTCAACTTATTTTATCTAG CAATGCAGTGCGAACCAGGGAAACTCTTACGATAATGCAGCAACAAGTGAGAGGCTTCTTGGAAGCTGAGGTCCATTATATTTCAAGCTTTTATTCCATAGCCGCCATGGATGGGCAGACAGCTGAGCACCTTCAACACGTTATCTGTAACTATTCAAGGGACGACATCCTCACTGTCAT GTGCATGGGACATAATAGGGGTTGGGAGGAGGCAGCCTCAATGTTCACAGGTGCCTCCATAGAACTGAAGACTTGCAACGCTGCTTTGCTTGAAACTACTGGGAAATCTTGGGATGAG GCATTTGCTTTGGCAGGACTTGGGGGGTGGAAGCTGCAGGGTATTGTGAAACCAAGTACCAGCTTATAA